In Helianthus annuus cultivar XRQ/B chromosome 9, HanXRQr2.0-SUNRISE, whole genome shotgun sequence, the following are encoded in one genomic region:
- the LOC110875352 gene encoding uncharacterized protein LOC110875352, with protein MAAIEENEAKISVKVIVDKVYKRVVYAEADYTFVDILFSFMTLPIGTIVRILGKVDDKKFEGLGSLNNLYQSLKDFPDCYLSSAECKPILLNPMSLSYHHCRKLKLKIDDTQPLSYFGCTQDRCVFVSDIATIIISDNLCVEPYTSESGIRLLTDCGITDTSYLEERKLDMCSNEVLYFLKLALTVDNPFTYLVFSKMHPNQEIFSSCEESSFDQCDVLKKEVSATSTMLLKVFLQKSSGKLLFAETKEDFVEFLFGILSIPLGTVVGTLLNGASSISCMDNVFKSISNMSVGRYLMSQDIKDMLLKPHIGQPYSSKNQVFPLKCTPTLCEHVKDPRPGGNFLKQSGMFMVTDDLTITPSTSHSTIDVLRKLNVPLDDIERCEVSIGLEECLKLLKASLRSCSTLTDSLKHQLKK; from the exons ATGGCGGCCATAGAAGAAAACGAAGCTAAAATCTCGGTAAAAGTAATCGTAGACAAAGTGTATAAGAGAGTGGTGTATGCTGAAGCTGATTACACTTTTGTTGACATTCTATTCAGCTTCATGACATTGCCCATTGGAACAATTGTCAGGATCTTGGGAAAAGTTGATGATAAAAAGTTTGAGGGTCTTGGGAGCTTGAATAATCTGTACCAAAGTCTGAAGGATTTTCCTGACTGCTACCTATCGTCTGCCGAATGCAAACCTATACTTCTTAACCCCATGAGTCTGTCATATCATCACTGCAGAAAGCTTAAACTGAAAATAGACGACACACAGCCCTTGAGTTACTTTGGTTGTACTCAAGACA GATGTGTGTTTGTTTCTGATATTGCAACTATTATTATTAGTGACAATCTTTGTGTGGAACCTTATACTTCGGAAAGTGGCATTCGATTACTCACTGATTGTGGAATTACTGACACAAGCTATCTAGAGGAGAGAAAACTAGACATGTGCTCTAACGAG GtgctttattttttaaaattggCGCTAACAGTCGATAATCCGTTCACATATTTAGTTTTCTCTAAGATGCATCCAAACCAAGAAATTTTTAGTTCTTGCGAAGAAAGTAGCTTTGATCAGTGCGATGTATTGAAAAAAGAGGTATCAGCAACTTCAACGATGCTGCTGAAAGTATTCTTGCAAAAGTCATCTGGAAAGCTCTTATTTGCAGAAACCAAAGAAGACTTTGTTGAATTTCTTTTTGGTATTTTATCAATTCCTTTAGGAACAGTAGTTGGGACATTGCTGAATGGGGCTTCTTCTATAAGTTGTATGGATAATGTTTTCAAAAGCATATCAAATATGAGTGTAGGAAGATACCTCATGTCACAAGATATCAAAGATATGTTGCTTAAACCTCATATTGGGCAGCCATATTCTTCGAAAAACCAGGTTTTTCCCTTAAAATGCACCCCTACGTTGTGTGAACATGTAAAAGACCCAAGGCCAGGTGGAAATTTCTTAAAGCAATCTGGAATGTTTATGGTGACAGATGACTTAACCATAACCCCATCCACGTCGCATTCGACTATTGACGTTCTGAGAAAGTTGAATGTCCCGCTAGACGATATTGAGAGATGTGAAGTTAGCATTGGCTTGGAAGAG TGCTTAAAATTGTTGAAAGCATCCTTAAGATCTTGCTCGACTTTGACTGATAGCCTTAAGCATCAACTTAAAAAGTGA